Below is a genomic region from Miscanthus floridulus cultivar M001 chromosome 1, ASM1932011v1, whole genome shotgun sequence.
GATGTATTCAAACATGTTGGTGAGAATGCGATATTTGCTAGTGGAAGCCCTTTTAGTGATGTTTCTTTAGGTAATTCCTTCCTTGCTATCTTTTACATTGTTTGCTAGCAATACTTTCTAGTAGATGATggctaagagcaaggctaataatacagccggtttGCTGGCTGCAAGAGCCGGTTTGCTGGCTGCAAGGttccttgcagccttctctcagcccactcatatagtagttggctctttacagttaatacatggcccacttgtctctctcacagacttttttggttcttgtgcccaagccgactgtaagcttacagcccgcttctcctctctctcctccactctctcctccacctcagcatttagtcggcttacagcctgctattatacttgctctaatgcTGGGGTCTTGATTTCTTAGGAAATGGTAAAACCGGTTATGCTAATCAAGCAAACAACATGTATCTATTTCCTGGGTAtgacaacctttcacctttcctagTATTTGGCTTTTGTGTTTTACTGATAGAAGTTTTTTCAAAAAATCAGGATTGGTTTAGGTGCCCTTCTTTCAGGTGCCAGGCATATTTCAGACGGCATGCTTCAAGCAGCAGCTGAGTGGTAAGCCTTTGCTTGATAAAATTATATGGTTGGCCCACCTGATTAGGTGCCCCTGTATCTTGCTTTGCTGAATTTCTATTGGCATAAGATATCAACTACACTAAAGTTGTCTCCACTTGAGTCATTCTGTTTGCTGTTCTTCCGGAGAGGATCACAAAAATTAGATAAGCATCTATTTATTTTGCAATGCAGCCTGGCATCATACATCACAGATGATGAAATTCGGAAAGGAATCCTCTTTCCTTCAGTCTCCAGGTGAGCTCTGCTTTGCGCTGGATTCAACATCCACCGAATGCTGTTACCACTTACCACACCACATGCAAGCGCTATCTTCCATTTTCATTTGAACTGATGGTCCAATAACACCCGCCAAACCCTGCAGTATTAGGCACATCACCGCACATGTCGGCGCTGCAGTCGTCCGTGCTGCTGTTGCTGAAGACCTGGCTGAGGGGTGTTGCGATGTGGGTCCTAGGGAGCTTGGGAGCATGTCAGAGGTACAGCGCTACATAGGAAAAAAAATGTCATATTCCTTTTGCTAAAACTTATAAAACCTACTGCAGTGTCTAAAATATGTTCCTCGTGTGTTGCAGTCGGAAGCAGTGGACTACGTCGCTCGGAAAATGTGGTACCCTATTTACAGCCCCCTTGTGAGCGACAAATAAACCCAAAAATCTCACGACCTGCACAGAAGCAGATGTTCCCGATGTTCCATTGAAGGAATATATCAGACTTAAGACATTTATTTTGACTATTTTTTGTTAACCATTTATAAATTAGCTCATTTAGAAAGCAATTCGGCGGAGATTGATGCCCACGCATATGGCTATTGTATGGCCACATTCATTTCCTTAGACATGATTTCGTCACCAGGGAACGCTCAATTTTGAGGTCCGTTGAGCTTGCTTCATACTGCCACAGGAACCGTACTTTTCATGATTATTGTAATAAGTGTCAGACACCGGAGTTGCACTAAAAAGGCGTAGGTCTGAAGAAGGATGTCAGCGGCAAGCTTTACCCTCGTCTCGAACCTGGGACCTTTCGGTCATAGGCGCTAAGATTCTATCGCTTGCACCGGAGTTTCACTCTGTCCAGAAAATAGGCATGAGATCAGAAGCGATTTTTACCACCAAGAAACGTGTTCACAGCCCATTTGCAACACAGTATTACTAGGCAGCGATAGGTCCAGGTACTTCATCAAAGGAATAGGAATTTGATGGAACAATTTTACAGGGGGATACTAAGCTAACTCCACATCGGATGGCCAAGCGCTTCACCTCGAAGTGTTTCTGTCACCTGCCACGACCTTTCGCATCGCTTCCTCCAGTGTTTCTCCGCGCACAGCAGCCAACGAAGTACACGAACGACTAACCACAATATAATGCACATATAGAGAAAAAACAGTGAGCAGATCAGTACGACAACGGAGAAAAAAACAGGTAGTAGATTAAGCGTTTGTGTCCAATTCGACGCCTGGGACTTACCAGGATGATGAACAATATCACGTTGAAGATAGCCACCACTCGCCACTCTGTCTTCATGTACTGCGCGACCCCAGCTCTAGAAGACAGTATCGCCGCATTAGCATCCCGAAGTGGTTTTGATGCTTCGGAGTTAGGGGGTGAGATGTCTGAGTGGCTTACTTGCAAGAATTGCAGTCGTAGCACCTGACAGAACGGGCGTTCTTGTACAGTTTGCAGTCGACGTTTGTGCTCACCGGATGATAGCTCAGATCGAAATAGGATGCATTTAGAGCTGGGTACCCGCACCTGAAAATCAGAGCGATGTGATGAACTGATGATGACAATGTCTGAGATTACGGTGACCACAGGGAATGGTTGAGGTGGACATTCAGGTGCGTACTCTGCTGGTGGGCGGCAGCAACCCGACTCCATGGGAGTAAGGTCTGCAAGCTTGTATTCTCTTGCAGTCTGCATAAAGTTGGGGACTATAAATAAGATCTCAACCAAAGGAACGGCTGCAAAGGGAGCAACTCCAACAGAGTAAATCAAGTGAAAGATGTGAAGAACAGGTAGTCACCTTGTATCTTTTCGACAAGTTGTTGCAGTCATCTGTCTTCACTAGGCAGCTTTTCAGGCGAGCCCATTTCTCTGTGTCATCGAGCTGTATATTTGAACAAAAATAAATGAAGAGAGTTATGGTAGCGCAGTGGAATATTCAAATCTGTTGTATTGCATGGCGGGAAACATAAGTTTTCCAACAAAGAAACGTAGCATGCCTGTTTGACAAACCAGGAGCTGTAATCCTGAAGACGATACTCTTTATACCTACATAGAACAAAAGAAATGCTTGAgtatatttctttttctttttgaaaggGGGAGCTTAAATTAAGCTAACAGATCATGTTTACAATCAAGGTCTAAAGCTGCTGCCGCAGGCCAGGACACCTTCAGACAAGAAACAAGAGGAAAACTCTCTCCTACCATACTGTCCTAATCCATGGACTATTCTATTAGCGCTTCGATGGCATTTTAAAACTTCGAAGTTATGGAAAAGTCTCAAAATTCTCTTTGTTTCTTCTATGAAGTAGCAGGGTTTAGGTTACTATCTGTAAGTTTCCACACTCTAAAGCTGGAACTCGCAGGGACATGATCTTTCTATGAAATACGAATAGTCACATACCTAGCCCCAGGAACAATATGACCACTTCCAGAGTTTGTTATGATAAACCTGCAGCAGTACAAACCAAGAATGAGTTCCTCATAGCTACAAACAAACTGCTAAAAAAAGTCAAACAGTCAATTGAGAATTAGGACTTTGGTTCGGAGTAACTCCAAAGTCCAAATGGTGGAGTACAACATAATACCATCACATAATGAATGCGCTCGAcaacaaattttcaaacaaaaaGTACACCATCATTGCCACCAAGTCATCAGCTATAAAGGCCGTGTCAATGCCATCGCAACACAAATTAAGTAGAGGGACTTACGCAAGCACCGTGAACACCATGATTGCCACCAAGACCACGAACAGCATGATTAGGTACTAGGCGCCCACATGTCAAGGTAACAGATAGCTCCAAAAGTACCCCAAAAATAAGGAACCAAAACTATTAGTAGCCACTCATGTGACTGTGACTTACTAATCCGGTTCACGGGGAAGGAAGGATACTGTCCAGAGCAAGCAGGAAACGTTCTTCCAAGCACCAAGGAATCCGACGAGCGATCTGCAGTGTAAATTGTCAGTGAGCCGGTTAAATGGAGAGCATCATAATTCACCACGGCTTGGTGACGCGGATGTGATTAGATGCGCACATGAGAAAGATGACTCCACCGAGAGCAATGACAGGGACGGTCAAGGACCGCCTGCACTCGTCGTTGTGGGTGCTCATCCAGAACCCGACACCCACCACCAGTAGTGCCAGTATCTGTCCGAGGAACAGCAGTGCAAGAAAGTTACACCGAGAAGTTATTTGTCACGAAATTAGTAAGCAATCTCTCTTTGCCTATGTTCACATGCTAATTTGAACTAGGAGCTATGAAGTTAAACAATTGCCAAGACCATTACCACATCAATGCGCGAGGAATTGGGAGGCGATGCAAGATATAACGTAGTATCAGATAGAGAACGACGACATGAACAACCCAAAAATTTCAGACAAAGTGCAAGTTCCGGGGAAAAAAACAGAGAGAGGGTAAAGTAAAATGGTGGGGAAAGTGTACTTCCGCAATCAGCCGCCGAGCGGTGGTAAATGAAGCTAAAAACCCCAATTCGCGATAGAGATAATGAAACCTGAAACTGCTGCTGAACAAGGAATGAATTCTGAACGCTTGCCAGTTCACTCCGAGCATGAAGAAGTAACCAGACAGCTAAATTTTGTTTTCTGTGAACAAAACGGACCAGCTAAAAAAATTGGCGAGCAAATGCGGTACACCAGGAATCGAGAATCAGCCTGAAGCAAGGCCGAGCGGAAGGAAAAACGCCTCCTCTGATTGGAGAAAGGAAGGATGGAGCTGGGCCGAGGCGACTGACTGACCATGGTGAAGAAGTTGATCCACCTGATGACGAACGCGCTGGCGCTGCCCATCCTCCCTCCGTCGCTGCGTCCCCAAGCAACCGGATGGCCACGGGATTCTCGGGACGGGATCTGGCGAGGCAGCGGCCGCTGAGAGGGTGGCCGGGGAGACGACGAGGGCACCGGTGGAGACGAAGAccgaaggcggcggcggcagtggcagtggcagtggctcGCGCAGAGTGTGGGTCGGTTCGCGTGCGAGCTTAAAGGCAACGGTCGCAGCTTAAGCTAAGCCAGGCACAGGCCACCTGCTCGCGCCGTCGCGGTGGACACCGAGTGAAgacgctgacatgcggggccccGCGTGCGGGCCCGCGGTGTCGGTGGGGGGAGGGAGGGCGACCGCCCGGGGTGGCGTCGGCTGCACCTGCTGTGCTGGGACACGGGAGGGGTGCCGGTGCGAGCTGCAGAAGCTGGCAGCGGTGAGCGCGTGGTGGTGGATGGTCCGGCCGGCGGGCCGGGGTGGGGGCCGAGAGAAAAGGGACAAAAAGGCGTCGGTTTGAACGTGGTAGGCGCGGTCGCGTCGTGCCTTTCTCCGTGCGCTGCGCCCGGCCCGCGTGCTTTGAACCACCACCGTTCACGAGCGTGGTCGGAGGTCGGTTCACGAATCGGCCAACGGTTTTGTTTGTTGCCGTTTGCTAGAGAGGAGCTGCGAGAGCCACACCACCCAGTGGAGCGGAGGTTTAAAACCGTTCCTGGCAGTAGAGTTCTCGGTATCAGGACCGCTGGTTCGTGGATAAAATGCTCCTTCCATCGGCTGccctagcagtagcagcagctccGGCAGACCGGCACGCTCGCATGGTCCGCGTGGTGCTTGCGTACCGGGCCGTACCGGGGTACTGCTAAACATCTTCCATCTGTCGCCAGCACAGCTACGGCCTATGTGGCTCCACCGCGGGCGCACGGGCATGCCACTACACCGAGCGTCCGAGCTACTCCTACGTATGGTTCCCTCCATGGGAAGTAAGAGCAACTCCACCCAACACTCTATTTGAGACCTTGAGTACTCAGGGCTTGAAAAAGTTCAAACACATGAAAAAGCTCTCTATTCCCGATGGATGGAGGACTCAGGGCTCATCCTCCTGCCTACCTGAGCTAAATTCCTGATATGGCTCATCCTCCACCATACTCCTGAGCTGAAACATGGATAAAGGGCTCTCATTCGAGAGAACAGGGAAGCAAAATTTAAGGGCTGATTGGAGTTGCTCTAACACCCCAACGTCGGACGACTGAACTGCAGAAGCTACGCGACTGACTGATGGGGGATCAGCCGGACGCCACGCCAGCAGGCCGCGGCATCGTCTTGCGATACTTCTAACCGCAAAGTTCTAGTATACGTGCCGCTAAAGGGTATGGATTCTACTACTAAAAGACGGGTATTCTCGCAAAGAAGTTGATACAGAAATAATTTCAAGCCAAACTGTATACATACACCATGCAAAAATCAAAATCAACAAAGAATACGGCTAAAGAAAGACATCCATATGCATCATAACATTTGGAAAGAAGACGAAAACGGAAGATGAATCAAATGAtaacaagcaactcaatttgaACTGAGACTGGCAAACAAGTAGAATGAAAATGTCAAGTGAGGTAAGATAATGTCTCGTCTCATCATAGTTCTGGGCCTCCAAGCAGCCCAGTGTGCATGTCCTCAGCTAAACGGGTTAGTATCAATGCCTACAGGAAACACTTCCTCTACTAATCCAAGTAAACTTACAAACGTCATCAAGGCGCCAAAACAAAACCCTACAAGAATGGGAGCGAATTTGGTATCTGTGACGATATAGGAATGTAGCCATTTAGGTAGCTTCGGAAATAGTGGCGCCTTAGTTGGAGAACTCACTTGATGGGTTGCTATGTACAGATGTATTTGCCTGAtaagtttctcaaaaaaaaaaagtgtttCATGCTCCTGAAACTGTCACGTTCATCATTGGCAGTATACGGCCAGGTCAATCTGTGGGGGTATTGTCTTGATTTCTGTTCCAAGTTCTTGCTCAATCCTATACCTGCAAAACAAAGGGGGAAAAAGGATCAGGAATCTTGATGCAAGACTAGAGAAACAGACCACTTTATTAATGCAGGCTTACAAGTTGAAACGGTCCTCATAAGTGATCAAGTTCACTGCCAAACCAAGGTGTCCATATCTCCCAGAACGGCCAACCTAGGAACATGACCACACATAAATTTTAAATTCTAAAGGTTATAAAACAAACAGCTTCTacagaataaaagataaaaaagtACCCTGTGTAAATATGTCTCAGATGTCTTAGGGAAGTCAAAATTAATGACAACATTAACAGCCTGGATATCAATTCCTCTGGTAAACAGATCTGCAACAAAGAGAGCCATGACACTCTTATAAGGAAACCTTCATAAATGACAATTGAAACTATGCTGAAAAGTAATTACTAAATTCGAGAAAGACTAATAAGATAGGAAAACATCAGTACAGACCTGTGCACACAAGGTTTCTGCAAGCACCATTACGAAAATCATGAAACGCTCGGTTCCTGTGGTCTTGCAACATCTTAGCATGGATATAGAAGCATGAATAACCGAGTTCAGTTATTTTCTTAGCCAGTAGCTCAACTCTATTAACAGAGTTGCAGAATATAATGGATTGATTAATTTGAAGCTagcaaaaacacacacaaaaaGAAATGTGTCAGTTTATACTCAACTGTGGATGAAACAGAAAATAGAGTTAGTGTTTGCTGTACCTTTGAGAAAAGTGTATTCAGGCAATGAACTTTCTGCCTTTCTTCAACAAAAGCATAATATTGTGTTATTCCTTTCAGGGTCAGTTCATCCATTAGATTAATCACATAAGGTCTAGGCAGATATTTCTCTTTGAATTCCTTGACAGATACAGGAAAGGTTGCTGAAAACATCAACAGTTGCCGACTAGGTGGAAGGAAATGAATAAGTGCCCCCACAGAAGGCTGAAACTCTGGAGCTAATAGCTTGTCTGCCTGCATGATATCCCAAATAATGTGTTTGTTCAACTTGTAACTTTCGACAGATAATAAACATATTAACATACGAAATGGATGCTATATTTGCATCAGATCGTTGCAGAAGCAACAATAATAGACCTCGAAAAGTTACTAACACtatcaacaacaaagccttttagtcccaaccAAATTGTAACAAACCCCACATGAGCTTGTAACACTATGGATTATAAAAAACAAACCATGAACCCACTTTAAAGGCACAAATGCACCCACAAAACCGCAAATCATCGAATTGTAGAAATTAAGACATATAAGTACTCCAAGAACAACATTGTTCTGAAATGTTATTTGAGCAATGTATCAACAAGTGTGCATTATCAAGACCAATGTTAGCATCAGGATCATAATCGGAAGGGCAGTCAACATCACAGTAAAATTGATGAAACGAGATACAAAAGCAATTTCAGATTCTTTTCTTTCAGTGAGGGAACACAACATCATATAGCAAAGTGACATGATTTAGCGTAAATCAAATGGGGGAGAGAAACTTTGTGAAAAGAACACCAGTGTAGCTATGATAAAATATATACAGCACAAGAAAAAAAGTGTAATTATTTCTAATTATACCTCATCCATGACAAGCATTGAACAATCTTTCAGCACGCAAATGCCCTTCCTGGTAAGATCAAGTATCCTGCCAGGAGTACCAACGAGTAAATGAACAGGTTGGTATAAACGCATGATGTCATCCTTCAAGCTGGTTCCTCCAGTGCTAACCATAACTTGAATGTTCAGGTATTTCCCGAGCTCTTTACAGACTTGTGAAGTTTGCAGAGCCAGTTCCCTTGTTGGTACTAGTATAACAACTGAAGAAAAGACCAACA
It encodes:
- the LOC136535263 gene encoding tetraspanin-10-like, producing the protein MGSASAFVIRWINFFTMILALLVVGVGFWMSTHNDECRRSLTVPVIALGGVIFLISLVGFLGAWKNVSCLLWTYLIMLFVVLVAIMVFTVLAFIITNSGSGHIVPGARYKEYRLQDYSSWFVKQLDDTEKWARLKSCLVKTDDCNNLSKRYKTAREYKLADLTPMESGCCRPPAECGYPALNASYFDLSYHPVSTNVDCKLYKNARSVRCYDCNSCKAGVAQYMKTEWRVVAIFNVILFIILSFVYFVGCCARRNTGGSDAKGRGR
- the LOC136486038 gene encoding DEAD-box ATP-dependent RNA helicase 12-like, encoding MHQPRARYPPGYGSSGGGGAGRGGGGGNGGGGGSGGGGSHNYYGRNPQPQQQHHYQQQQQHAHRNSSHQQQWLRRDQVPAVAGAASGNAAAKTAPQLDAVDSSSQDWKAQLNIPAPDTRYRTEDVTATKGNEFEDYFLKRELLMGIYEKGFERPSPIQEESIPIALTGSDILARAKNGTGKTAAFCIPALEKIDPEKNAIQVVILVPTRELALQTSQVCKELGKYLNIQVMVSTGGTSLKDDIMRLYQPVHLLVGTPGRILDLTRKGICVLKDCSMLVMDEADKLLAPEFQPSVGALIHFLPPSRQLLMFSATFPVSVKEFKEKYLPRPYVINLMDELTLKGITQYYAFVEERQKVHCLNTLFSKLQINQSIIFCNSVNRVELLAKKITELGYSCFYIHAKMLQDHRNRAFHDFRNGACRNLVCTDLFTRGIDIQAVNVVINFDFPKTSETYLHRVGRSGRYGHLGLAVNLITYEDRFNLYRIEQELGTEIKTIPPQIDLAVYCQ